In Anopheles arabiensis isolate DONGOLA chromosome 2, AaraD3, whole genome shotgun sequence, the genomic window GACGTAGTGTTCAAAAACTCCATCCAAGACGATTTCCTGCATTTGAAGGACTACATCGAAGGCATCCTCGGGAAACAGGACGAAGTGAAGCCGGTAAGTGGACCTGGAACAGTGACTACAGCTCGGAGCGTACCGTGCATGAATGGATTGTTATTTGGAGTCTGgtttttgggtgtttttttttcagagcAAACGAGCGTGTGGAATTATTTACTGCCGTACGCGCGAAAATACGGAGCGTGTGGCGACCAACCTGACTAAGCTCGGGCTACGCACCGTGCCGTACCACGCCGGTCTGAAGCAGTCCGAGCGCGACCAGGTGCAGGAGGACTGGATGGAGGGCAAGTACGTCGCGATAGCGGCGACCATCAGCTTCGGCATGGGCGTCGACAAGGGCTCGGTGCGGTTCGTTATCCACTGGGACAACCCGCAGAACGTGGCCGCCTACTACCAGGAGTCGGGCCGGGCCGGGCGCGACGGCAAGAAGTCGTTCTGCCGCATTTACCACTGTCGCGATGGGTGCAAGTCGATCGAGTTTCTGCTGCGGCAGGACCTGCAGAAGAGCAAGGACACGCCGAAGGAGGAAAGTGCCAAGCAGGCTGTGAAAAACTTTGAGAAAATGGTCGAGTTTTGTGAGAGTGCGCGCTGCCGGCACCGGCTCTTCACCGACTACTTTGGTGACGATCCGCCCGACTGTCGCAACATGTGCGACGTGTGCACCAACCCGAAGAAGGTGCAGAAGGCGATCGACTACTTTCAGCAGCTGGCCTACACGGGCAAGCTGAAAACGATGACGGCCTACGACGACGACCCGTCCGATCTGTACGGCGGCGGCCGCAAGGGCTACGACAACGATTACTACGACGGGTCGGGCAGCAGCTACAACAGCGAGGGGCGCGAAACGAAGCGCAAGCAGAGCGAGTCGGCCCTGCTGATCCAGAAGCAGTTCATGCTGCGGAAGGCGGCCGCCGCGAAGGACATGAGCATGCAGCGAACGGCCACGATCGGGCGGGTAAAGTTTGCCATGCAAACGCCAGTGAAAGTGAGCGGCCTAACGATTGCGACGCGCGAAACGTACGTCACCTCGCTGGCCGACTTGATGAAGAAAAATGTGGAAACCTGCAAAGGCGTCGACGAGCCGGACTACAGTCTAGTGTACAAGGACTTTGAGGACATTGCGGTCGAGATGGAGTACGAGGCGTTCACGAAAAACACCGTCAAAAGTTTGTACCACCGAGCGATTGTTAAGCAGGTAAGTTTGCATTTCCATTTTCTACTGTCTCGTCGATTTCGTTCTTTAGTTATCCTCCGTGACCTctctccctcacacacacacagttacacatgcacacacatacaagcacaCTCTGCCTTCCTAACTCCCCTGTACTTTGCTCTGATCCCTGGGAGGAGAGCGCGatgtgttgttggtgttgtgtgttgttgttgatttcgaAGCTTGAGTTACATGTTTTCACACGACTccttttgttctgtttttcacATACGTCCTAGGACATATGGCCCTCTTAGTAAACAATCAAAGATACTTATTTACCATCATTCCTCCTATCAGTTTGCGGAAACTTTCAATCAATTTGCGTTTATTTTCGCTTTTTGTGGATCAATTCAATTGTGCGAGTATTACAATCCATTTCAATCTGCGACTATCAACGAGAACAAGTATTTCCAAATGCTCTATGCTAAATCGAGAAtgtagaagcagcagcagtagcagcagcagcagaagcaactCCAACACAGCATGATGCCAGCGCGATCGTTTCGTTagggaagcagcagcaccatcagcagcaacccTGCGTCAACGAAAAGCCGTCAATGCCCGATTGTGTCCGCCTCCGCCCCGTAAGCTTCCGTTATCTCAATCCAACCAACCACCAGCAAACGTGGTGCCTGGGGTTTACCACGCACCATCAGCTTCAAACAGGCGTGTGTCGCTGGTATCAGTTTCAATCGTCATCTCAACCAACTCGTCTTTCTTCTGTCGATTCACTGTCGTGTCGGCCGGCCGGCTGGCTGGCGTTCGCCAAACAAACCCTGGTAACACACACAATGGTCAACGATCAGTTCaatccatcaccaccaccaccaccaccatcttgCCCTGCACGTCGCTACTACCAATCAATGAATGCCAAGAAAGGCGAAGCACACGTTCAGATGCATACCAGGTATTGTTGCCAACGCCCAACACTCCGGCGGGCTACACCTCTCTTCCTCGCCGAGGAAACGCAAACCTTGTATATTGTATACTACCTTTTCTCTACCCCCGAACGCAGTATAACCGAGCTCGAAGAGACAAAAATTTAAGTaaattaaccttttttttgcaatcggCGGACGGGCGAGCGTGAAACTTGTTCATTGCGTACAGATATATTTTCGGAACGTGTCAAAATTTCACCctactttctctctctctctctccctctctgtaACAACAATCCACAACAATACACTTCCTTGATGCAGTGGCAAATGGAGCGCTAATGCATCGGGGAATGTTCAATCTGACCGCTAACTGTAACCCATGTCTGTGTCTGTTCCCGTAGGTGACGTCGCTAAAGTCGGCCGTAGCCGATAAAGTGCTGCATCCGCGGGTGAAGGAGTACTGTCCCAAGCATCGGGCCAACCTGGGCGGCGACTACCGGACGATCGAGGCCGATCTGAAGCGTAAGTACGGCGACAGCGTGGTGGACGAGCTACGTTCGGACGGGCACGAGAAAAAGCACGACgggcaccatcatcaccaccatcatcaccatcgccgGAGCGGCGAGCGCAACGGGGATCGGAAGCGCAGCTCCAAGTTTTTGTCGAAAACGGGCAGCTCGCGTGACCGGGACGGGCTCAGCCAGCCGGCGATCAGTTCCTACTTCGGTGCGAAGAACAGCACTGGCGGCGCGTCTTCTTCCACCGCACTGGGCGGTGGTGGGGGCGCCGGCAGCTCCTCCGGGCTCATGACGATCGACGACGGTGACATGTGGGACGATGATCAGCTGAAGGATGGAGGACGCGGTTCGGGCAGTGCGAAACTGGCCCCACCGGAACCGTCCACATTGTCGCTGATCCGTTCGCCCCAGTCACCGCCTACGTCACCGATTTCGCCGCGTTCGCCCCGATCGCCCCGGTCGCCGCGATCTCCACAATCTCCTCCGTCATCGCGGAGATCACCCCGTTCGCCCCGATCGCCCCGCTCACCTACATCACCCCGATCTCCGTCCGTGGAGTACGTTTCGAATGATGCGTACGCGGAGACAAAAGCGCGCCGTGTCAGCGAGCACGGAGAGCGGCAGCACCGATCGCACTCGCGAACGACCTCGAAGGATCGTACGTATCGCGAGCGGTCTCGATCCGGCTCGGGAGGCGGCTACTCGAGCGAGCGATCGAGGACGAAGCAGAAAGCGCATAAGCGTTCGCGCGAAAGCAGTCGATCGTACTCGCGGGAACGATCCTACTCGTACCGATCGGGAAGCTCTCGCTCGCGGGACTGGGAGGAGGACGAGGTGGCGAGGCGTCGCAAGCGCAAGTacgcggaggaggaggagtacgAGCGCGAGTACGAGCGGGTGCCGTCCAAGTCCCGCGTGTACGAAGACGAGTACGAGACgaacagcaagcagcagcagcagcagcagcagcagcaacagcaccatcatCCCTCGCGACGACCCCCATCGCCGGAGGAAGAATTCAGCTACGCTGCGCCGAAAAAGCGAATATCGCACTATGCAGGCGAGAACAGTGGGTCCGCCGGTGCAGGGTACGGGGGTAAAAGCTCCGCCTACGGAACTGCCGGAGGTTCGTCTTCCTACAACAGCTACCTACCGGGCAAGGGgtcgggcggtggtggcggtggcggttcATCGCAGATGCTCAACAATGAAGACATGTGGGACGATGATCCGAAACCGTCGTCATCGAACAGCCGACCAAAGGAGCAACCACCTTCCACGCCAGCATCGCCACCGCCCCCGTCATCGCCGCCACCGATGTCACCCTCGCCGGAGCCGGAGTACATGCACACGAAGTACGTACCGTCGTCGCCACCGCATCGGCCACCTTCCCCCGCATCACCACCGCCCCAGGCAACGATACATCACGACAAGCACTCGATGCGCACGTACGACCACCGCTCACCGTACGACGCGTCGCTCGATCCCCGCCTGGCCGGTACACCGAAGAGTCCGCCCTACGCCCAGCTGGCCGGTGGCGGCTCCTCCCTGTCCTCCGTGTCCGGCGTGAAACCCTCGACCTCGGCCCAGTTCACAACGGCCGCTCAGCTGCACCTCAATTCCCTACAGAGCAAGGCATCCTCCTTACCAGTGAGCACGATTCAGTcgggtggaggaggaggcggcGGAGCGGCCGCCGGTGGCATTGCGGGAGGATTAAAGCAGTCCGGCTGCATGAATGCAGTTACCACGAACAACAGTGTGGCCGGCGGCCCGTCTGCCTGCGGCGGTGGCTCGTCCAACGCTCAACAGCTCCTGTCCGGCTCGTCCGGGCACACGCCGGGAGGGGCGCCCGATTCCGCCGGCTCGACGCCGTCCGGCTCCCAGCTGGCCGagatggagaagaagaagaaaaatctaGCCAGCTGCGTCATACACTACCTGATGCCGTACTATCGCGATCAGAAGATCGAGACGAAGGAGCTGTTCAAGGGGCTGGCGCGGAAGATTTCGCACAAATTTTTCGAAGCCGATGTTACTGGTAGGTCTCAACCGCGGTCGtccatttccttccctttACTGAGcgactttttttctttctttctcgttttctagCGGAGCGCAAGGTGAAGAAGTACATCGACGACATGATGGCCCACAAAGGAATCATCTCAAGCGAGGCGGATTTTCCCAAATAGAAACGACGCAAGGCGCGAACGCGCGCATACAAGTCCCGTTCGTATAGGCGCCGTTCGCGCTGATCCTCCGACGCGGTAAGCTCGGGCAGGTTGGACGAGCaggatcgtcgtcgtcgttgtctaTATGGTGTAATTTAACGAACGTGTACTGTACATACTAGTGGATAAGCAGGCTGTAACAACCCTCTCTGAACTACCTTGCATGACCCCAAAAGTAGAAAGCGCGCGCGCCCAGTGGCCGGAGAGCGGAGAAAAGTGCATATTCCAATTGTTATAGCGTGTCAGGATTTAGCAAACGGCCACACTCTCCAGCAGCGCGGTCGAGGCGCCTTTACTGAGCCGAAACTAGCAGCAAACCCCGCAGCAGGACCTTTCCCCCCGCCCCACAATGccatttgatgatgatgatgatgatcatgttctTCGTTCGAACGATGGCGGTGACCGTATTGAAGATTGAGgagaaggattttttttttaaattgtgtaTTTGTCCACCACTATACTGCCgggggtgtgcgtgtgtgtgtgtgtgcgcgcgcgtctCGGTGAATGTGTGGTGGATCGGATCACCTCCGTTAaccgttttctttttatattaAAGAGCATAAGCTAAAAGTGGCGCCCACCCTCtgattgcacacacacactcacacacagacacacagagacacaaaAATTACTTAtagcgtgcgcgcgttcgccCGACGAACCTGTAAGTTTGTGTGAATAAAGATACAATTCAGATGATAACAGCCTTGCGTCCGTTCACTGCCAATCGTTTTAGCCCCGTACCGTACCGACACGGGGCCGTTTATTACTGCCTACACAATGGTATGCTCAAAATGCTTCGGTGCTTTTGCAAAGCGAAGGGGTTGCGCgtgtacataaaaaaaaacataaaacataatcgTAACATAAACAGTGGTTTAAAATGAGAAAAGTAAAACCGTCGACGACTACTGACTACTGCGGCTTTTGCAGCGACTGATAGTACTCGGCCAGAATCTGCCACGCTTTCGGCTCCATGAACCCGTTGGGCGGGTTCTCGCCGTTGCGGGCCAGCGTGCGCATTCGGGTGCCGGAGATGAAATCGAAGTCCTGCTTGCGTGCCGGATCGAAGAACGCCATCTGCGAGCACGACTTATCGTAAGCGGCCACACGGAAGGGAAGAATCTGTTGTCGAAGAAAGGGGCGTCGTGttaaagaaaaagaagtgtGCATCACCTCCCACCTCCCATTACCTCTATGCTGTCCAATCCGGGGGCCATCTTGAGCACACGCGCGCCGTGCGTTCCGTCGTACAGATTGCCATCCGGGTAAAGGTCCTTGTCCGGGTGCGGCATGCCGGCCGGATCGCGCCCAACAATGTAGTGATTGGCACCGGCATTCATTCCTGTGTCAATGCGTcacaaacaagcacaacaaacaaaaacccatcaaTGTCGAGAAAGACGCTCTTCCGTTGATGTTTTACTACTTACGAGCTTTCGCATGCCATTGCACCTCCGTCGGGCCGGCATACATCATGGGCGACGGGAAGATGGCCAGCACGGTGTGGTCGCGATCGAGCACGCCCGAATCCAGCACCGCCTGGTGTTGGGCCATGCGCACCGGCAGCGGCACATCGTCGTCCTTCGTCCACCCACCGAgcgggtgcagcagcagcaccgggtTCTTGTAGCCGCGCTCGAGCAGCTGCCGCCGGCAGTCGCTCATCAGCAGCGCGTGCCCATTGTGGATCGGATTGCGCAGCTGGAAGGCAAACACGGCGTCCGCCTTGATCTCGCGGAACCTTTCCCGCAGCTCGTTCGGCGTCAGCCGATAAGCGTCCAGCCCGTCGTTCCACTGGATGCGCTCCAGTGCCTCGATCTCGCCCCCCACCAGATAGTCGCCCGACTCGTAGATCATCTTGATGTACGGATGGGCCCGATTGCTCGTGCCGAACTGCCGGGCGCACCGCTCCTCCTTGCGCTGGTAGTAGAACTCGGGCTTGCGCAACACCGCCACCGTGCGCCCGCCGTACTGCAGCGCAAGTGCACTGACCCCCTCGAGCCGCTGCTTATCGGCCTCGGTCGCGGACAGCACTATCGGCACGGACTGATTGACGCGCAGCGTTTCGTCCTCGTTCAGCAGACAGTTGAAGTGCAGCGCCTGCAGGTACTCCTGTTCGCGCATGAACCCCTTCAGCGGGTAGGCCCACCCCTCGGCCAGTATCTGGAGCCACTGCAGCTCCACCTCGGTGAGCGCCAGCGCGGGCAGCGTTTTCGCTTCCGCCTCCAGCGCCGCCTTGAGGCTTTCCGCCACAAACAGCTCCGGCAGCGGTTCGTCCTCCTTCAGGAACTTCGGTATGATCGCTtcgctctccagcagcttgaTCAGCTTCAGCGTGGACTCGCGCACCGTCATACCCTCCGTGCTGACGCGCAGATCCGGTGCGTCCGGCGCCTCGTACGCCTGCGTCACGCCCGTAAAGCCCTGGATCACGCCCTGGCGCGCCTTCTTGTACAGGCCCTTCGTGTCGCGCGTCTCGCACACCTCCAGCGGCGTGTCGATGTAGATCTCGAAAAACTTCAAATCCGCATCCTTGTGGATCTTGCGCGCCATCTCGCGATCCTCCGCGAACGGCGACACGAAGCTGCAGATCGACACGACGCCACTGTCGGCGAACAGCTTCGCCACCTCGGCCACGCGGCGAATGTTCTCCTCCCGGTCGACCTGCGAGAAGCCGAGGTTTTTGTTCAACCCGGTGCGGATGTTGTCCCCGTCGAGCCCGTACGCCGGGATGCCTTTGGATACGAGGTACGCTTCCAGCTCGAACGCGATCGACGTCTTGCCCGCGCCGCTCAGCCCCGTCAGCCAGACGGTGCAGCCGCGGAAGCCCCTGCACAGCCCAAGGTTCTGACCGCGCACCTCCCGTGACACGTTGTGCTTCTGCTCGGTCACGTTCGTCGCCACCTGCAGGCACTGTGGGGCAGATACAAGAAAGAAAGCAGATCATTCATTAGTGCACTACGCAAGTACGCAAGCGgaag contains:
- the LOC120897473 gene encoding uncharacterized protein LOC120897473 isoform X1 — protein: MSSEFDKFNECLKASFWKNVKNNRAERKANGTAIKVEPKPEPKNESEPGPRQTVVAVPQQQQPQPQPQAQLQQRPTPVPVPVAPAVVYNSIKCEPTVNASLQELLEKDPKCEEYDDYIPPRAPKTPPIEDYDDMMPRPQTPMEIPNMEDVVDVSDSPERSSRRAIDKSLSKENKSDELLQEKLWQYFGHRDFKSQLQKEAIETIIARTRDVYVSMPTGAGKSLCFQLPGVMQDNKVTIVFSPLLALIKDQLDTLARIKIPADSINSKMGVRDRERVINDLKSVKTDIRFLYITPEQANTATFKDIMQHLVKFRKVAYVVVDEAHCVSEWGHDFRPDYLKLGNLRAEYPSVPWIALTATASKQVVEDIFRNLRLKEPVAKFKTPCFRHNLYYDVVFKNSIQDDFLHLKDYIEGILGKQDEVKPSKRACGIIYCRTRENTERVATNLTKLGLRTVPYHAGLKQSERDQVQEDWMEGKYVAIAATISFGMGVDKGSVRFVIHWDNPQNVAAYYQESGRAGRDGKKSFCRIYHCRDGCKSIEFLLRQDLQKSKDTPKEESAKQAVKNFEKMVEFCESARCRHRLFTDYFGDDPPDCRNMCDVCTNPKKVQKAIDYFQQLAYTGKLKTMTAYDDDPSDLYGGGRKGYDNDYYDGSGSSYNSEGRETKRKQSESALLIQKQFMLRKAAAAKDMSMQRTATIGRVKFAMQTPVKVSGLTIATRETYVTSLADLMKKNVETCKGVDEPDYSLVYKDFEDIAVEMEYEAFTKNTVKSLYHRAIVKQVTSLKSAVADKVLHPRVKEYCPKHRANLGGDYRTIEADLKRKYGDSVVDELRSDGHEKKHDGHHHHHHHHHRRSGERNGDRKRSSKFLSKTGSSRDRDGLSQPAISSYFGAKNSTGGASSSTALGGGGGAGSSSGLMTIDDGDMWDDDQLKDGGRGSGSAKLAPPEPSTLSLIRSPQSPPTSPISPRSPRSPRSPRSPQSPPSSRRSPRSPRSPRSPTSPRSPSVEYVSNDAYAETKARRVSEHGERQHRSHSRTTSKDRTYRERSRSGSGGGYSSERSRTKQKAHKRSRESSRSYSRERSYSYRSGSSRSRDWEEDEVARRRKRKYAEEEEYEREYERVPSKSRVYEDEYETNSKQQQQQQQQQQHHHPSRRPPSPEEEFSYAAPKKRISHYAGENSGSAGAGYGGKSSAYGTAGGSSSYNSYLPGKGSGGGGGGGSSQMLNNEDMWDDDPKPSSSNSRPKEQPPSTPASPPPPSSPPPMSPSPEPEYMHTKYVPSSPPHRPPSPASPPPQATIHHDKHSMRTYDHRSPYDASLDPRLAGTPKSPPYAQLAGGGSSLSSVSGVKPSTSAQFTTAAQLHLNSLQSKASSLPVSTIQSGGGGGGGAAAGGIAGGLKQSGCMNAVTTNNSVAGGPSACGGGSSNAQQLLSGSSGHTPGGAPDSAGSTPSGSQLAEMEKKKKNLASCVIHYLMPYYRDQKIETKELFKGLARKISHKFFEADVTAERKVKKYIDDMMAHKGIISSEADFPK
- the LOC120897473 gene encoding ATP-dependent DNA helicase Q5 isoform X2 gives rise to the protein MSSEFDKFNECLKASFWKNVKNNRAERKANGTAIKVEPKPEPKNESEPGPRQTVVAVPQQQQPQPQPQAQLQQRPTPVPVPVAPAVVYNSIKCEPTVNASLQELLEKDPKCEEYDDYIPPRAPKTPPIEDYDDMMPRPQTPMEIPNMEDVVDVSDSPERSSRRAIDKSLSKENKSDELLQEKLWQYFGHRDFKSQLQKEAIETIIARTRDVYVSMPTGAGKSLCFQLPGVMQDNKVTIVFSPLLALIKDQLDTLARIKIPADSINSKMGVRDRERVINDLKSVKTDIRFLYITPEQANTATFKDIMQHLVKFRKVAYVVVDEAHCVSEWGHDFRPDYLKLGNLRAEYPSVPWIALTATASKQVVEDIFRNLRLKEPVAKFKTPCFRHNLYYDVVFKNSIQDDFLHLKDYIEGILGKQDEVKPSKRACGIIYCRTRENTERVATNLTKLGLRTVPYHAGLKQSERDQVQEDWMEGKYVAIAATISFGMGVDKGSVRFVIHWDNPQNVAAYYQESGRAGRDGKKSFCRIYHCRDGCKSIEFLLRQDLQKSKDTPKEESAKQAVKNFEKMVEFCESARCRHRLFTDYFGDDPPDCRNMCDVCTNPKKVQKAIDYFQQLAYTGKLKTMTAYDDDPSDLYGGGRKGYDNDYYDGSGSSYNSEGRETKRKQSESALLIQKQFMLRKAAAAKDMSMQRTATIGRVKFAMQTPVKVSGLTIATRETYVTSLADLMKKNVETCKGVDEPDYSLVYKDFEDIAVEMEYEAFTKNTVKSLYHRAIVKQDIWPS
- the LOC120897474 gene encoding bifunctional 3'-phosphoadenosine 5'-phosphosulfate synthase isoform X2, with the translated sequence MPCGIRHVLKCRGANILPSFGGSCSFVQHYSRPYTMQQQQQQEECLQVATNVTEQKHNVSREVRGQNLGLCRGFRGCTVWLTGLSGAGKTSIAFELEAYLVSKGIPAYGLDGDNIRTGLNKNLGFSQVDREENIRRVAEVAKLFADSGVVSICSFVSPFAEDREMARKIHKDADLKFFEIYIDTPLEVCETRDTKGLYKKARQGVIQGFTGVTQAYEAPDAPDLRVSTEGMTVRESTLKLIKLLESEAIIPKFLKEDEPLPELFVAESLKAALEAEAKTLPALALTEVELQWLQILAEGWAYPLKGFMREQEYLQALHFNCLLNEDETLRVNQSVPIVLSATEADKQRLEGVSALALQYGGRTVAVLRKPEFYYQRKEERCARQFGTSNRAHPYIKMIYESGDYLVGGEIEALERIQWNDGLDAYRLTPNELRERFREIKADAVFAFQLRNPIHNGHALLMSDCRRQLLERGYKNPVLLLHPLGGWTKDDDVPLPVRMAQHQAVLDSGVLDRDHTVLAIFPSPMMYAGPTEVQWHAKARMNAGANHYIVGRDPAGMPHPDKDLYPDGNLYDGTHGARVLKMAPGLDSIEILPFRVAAYDKSCSQMAFFDPARKQDFDFISGTRMRTLARNGENPPNGFMEPKAWQILAEYYQSLQKPQ
- the LOC120897474 gene encoding bifunctional 3'-phosphoadenosine 5'-phosphosulfate synthase isoform X1 gives rise to the protein MFVKRRKVANFNNNSFLGNSNYENGGDAGKIAAAAKTRCGKHKDCAGNVSPECLQVATNVTEQKHNVSREVRGQNLGLCRGFRGCTVWLTGLSGAGKTSIAFELEAYLVSKGIPAYGLDGDNIRTGLNKNLGFSQVDREENIRRVAEVAKLFADSGVVSICSFVSPFAEDREMARKIHKDADLKFFEIYIDTPLEVCETRDTKGLYKKARQGVIQGFTGVTQAYEAPDAPDLRVSTEGMTVRESTLKLIKLLESEAIIPKFLKEDEPLPELFVAESLKAALEAEAKTLPALALTEVELQWLQILAEGWAYPLKGFMREQEYLQALHFNCLLNEDETLRVNQSVPIVLSATEADKQRLEGVSALALQYGGRTVAVLRKPEFYYQRKEERCARQFGTSNRAHPYIKMIYESGDYLVGGEIEALERIQWNDGLDAYRLTPNELRERFREIKADAVFAFQLRNPIHNGHALLMSDCRRQLLERGYKNPVLLLHPLGGWTKDDDVPLPVRMAQHQAVLDSGVLDRDHTVLAIFPSPMMYAGPTEVQWHAKARMNAGANHYIVGRDPAGMPHPDKDLYPDGNLYDGTHGARVLKMAPGLDSIEILPFRVAAYDKSCSQMAFFDPARKQDFDFISGTRMRTLARNGENPPNGFMEPKAWQILAEYYQSLQKPQ
- the LOC120897474 gene encoding bifunctional 3'-phosphoadenosine 5'-phosphosulfate synthase isoform X3, which gives rise to MSGEPEKATKKQKTCLQVATNVTEQKHNVSREVRGQNLGLCRGFRGCTVWLTGLSGAGKTSIAFELEAYLVSKGIPAYGLDGDNIRTGLNKNLGFSQVDREENIRRVAEVAKLFADSGVVSICSFVSPFAEDREMARKIHKDADLKFFEIYIDTPLEVCETRDTKGLYKKARQGVIQGFTGVTQAYEAPDAPDLRVSTEGMTVRESTLKLIKLLESEAIIPKFLKEDEPLPELFVAESLKAALEAEAKTLPALALTEVELQWLQILAEGWAYPLKGFMREQEYLQALHFNCLLNEDETLRVNQSVPIVLSATEADKQRLEGVSALALQYGGRTVAVLRKPEFYYQRKEERCARQFGTSNRAHPYIKMIYESGDYLVGGEIEALERIQWNDGLDAYRLTPNELRERFREIKADAVFAFQLRNPIHNGHALLMSDCRRQLLERGYKNPVLLLHPLGGWTKDDDVPLPVRMAQHQAVLDSGVLDRDHTVLAIFPSPMMYAGPTEVQWHAKARMNAGANHYIVGRDPAGMPHPDKDLYPDGNLYDGTHGARVLKMAPGLDSIEILPFRVAAYDKSCSQMAFFDPARKQDFDFISGTRMRTLARNGENPPNGFMEPKAWQILAEYYQSLQKPQ